Below is a genomic region from Seriola aureovittata isolate HTS-2021-v1 ecotype China chromosome 23, ASM2101889v1, whole genome shotgun sequence.
TTGTAAAAGTGGAATGTAGGCATGCAACTAATCTTGCAATAACCACTCACATcctgaaaagaacaaaaagggACAGACAGTCAGATGGCTGCACCGAGTCATAACCACTGCTACAGACTCCTGATGAGCCAACCACAATGATACATGTATTAATTGTACAATACAAACataagtgtgtttgtttttttaattaagcatAAACATGTTGAATCAAATATACGGTAAACTTTGACATGCACTGCCAGCCttaacatgttagcatacattatattattatacatgcACTAACCCTATAAAGAGGTCTGGAACACAATGCAACACCTGCAAAAGTACCCTGGTAACTCTAACCACTCTTCAACCACTCAATTTGCCACATTAAGTCCAAAGTATCTGTAACTTAATAACTAAAGACATAAAGTGGAGTTTGGTCAAAAGATAAAACATCCTTAGTATGTCAGCACTGCCCTTATGTAGCAATGTGTGTCAGAGGGTTACCACATGTGGGTTACAATAAGCCACCATGCAACAAAGTCATTCGGCCAAAAGCCATAATCCTCCTTAACAATGCTGGTAATGTTTAAGGTTTATTGgtcatttatttgcatttttatgtcccAGATTTTAACACTGAAATGATAACCAAGCATGGTTTGGTCTCATTTCACCACACTGTATAACAGACAAAATCTCTGGTCACATGAGCCAGCTGTGGATCCACACTGGCTGGTGGAAGGGATTTCATGAATAGTCCACATTGCTTTGAGTATTAATGGCATGGCAACCCCATCAACGTAAGCTAAAACTACCAGAATGCGAAAAGGACAATTCCTTTAATGCTTCTctcatatataataaaaaaaaaaaaaaaaaaaaaaaaaaagtttcctttaCAATTCTCCTCAGATGGAGAGCTGTTTCAGGTTATGTGAGGTAATGTCAATCTTGTCTTTTAGGAGTGGTATGGTTAACACACTGCTCTTTTGGACTTCCCCTGTCGTccgcaacaaacacacacacacacacactcacctcagCCTCATCCACGTCCACCTTCAGGAAAATGACGTGCTTGTATTCAGGCTTTGTTGACAGAGCCTGCAAAAGAATGGATGGGTGAGCATTAAGATACTCACGGCACACGTGATGCACATGACGACGGCTGCCCTTTTATTGTGAGAAaatattgtgtttctgttcctgGTGTGAACTCAGTctttgagggagaaaaaaaaaaaaagaagccttgCTAAACtcctgtattatttatttaatgcgTTTACAGCCATTGCATCACATCTCCAGTGAAGCAGGTTTTTCCTACTTGAAGTGGGAACGGCTTGACAAAGGGTTGCCTGAGCAACAATCTCCCTCTCCAAAGAGATGCTCTTCAAGCAAAACGTATCCCTCAGGAAAAGGCTCATTTAAAACAACCCTTCATCCTACTTTGTGTCTGTAATTGAAacttcattttacaaaataatttcaaaacacattaagCCATGTTTTTAGAAGACAATCATCCACTTACTTCAAACTTCGGGCCGATTTGTTTACAGGGGCCACACCACGTTGCTGTGAAGTCAACCACCACCAGGTTGTCTCCGGCTTCCTTCAGGATGGCCTTGAACTCGTCctacaggaaatgaaaacagttaaCGCCTGTAACTGGTTTTTGATCATGCGGCTACATAATTATTCAGAAAGTACTGCTGGGAATATgtaagtttgtgtttgtctccagtCCATCATCTGCAGTTACTTGTTTGGCCATTTGTCAGTGGCTAGTTACACTGCAAATTTAAAACCCAACATTTCCTTCATTATATCTTAAAGCTTTTACTTAAAGCGTGTGTGTAATAGTAACTTGGATTCAGGCTTCAGTATGGTACATACAACCAGACCATAAGACACAAGGCAGCTCAACTATATAAATGTATCCAAAACAGTATTACTGTGCCCTCATGGGTAGGTTATTCTAGAGGGTttaccttttgtttcttttgttgagTTGTCCCTTATTTAGAATCATAACCTCTAAGgtatatttgtgattttgggctgtaaaaaaaataaaattatgacCTCTTCTATAGAGTATATATAGACTATATTCGTGGTGTAGTTACCTATACACTCATACATATAGTACATATAGCAGTCATTACATTCAAAATCGAGAGGTCCAGAGTGTGAATAGATAAACTAtgtttgtagaaaataaaatgactctTCCCGTTATAGACCCTAACCCTACAATAGCAAAGCTACTTTTCAATAACTCTGCTTGCCAATTATAaatatgtgataaaaaaaacaaacaaacaaacacacccatgtGGCAATTAAGTTTGGGTATTTTAAAGTGCTCCGTGATAGAAAAGGACACCCGTTCCCACACACCGGGTAAAATGTGTCTGGCCCGTCGTGGACAACCAGCTGCCTTATGTAACAGCTGTGACGTCAGCCGTCCCTTTAGCCTCTGTAGCCGCCACTATTAGTAAACAATCCAGCGACATTCACAACTAACGTTATGCTGATTTAATTCAGTGAACACCACAAGACAACCGTCTGTAAGgcatttccactgcagcctaacgttaataaaaaacaactgTATTCCCGCCTGGAGGCGAAAGGGTAAAGTCTCCCGTCCTACACATGGCCGCGGCTCTCAGCCACGACACTGACGTGAAGTTAGTTTCAGTCCGGAGAAAAGTTATGATTACATTATGAGGCCAAttcttcgttttttttttattttaaaaatccatttaCTGTTGTATAAGGATACCAGATAAACTAATCCAAGCCTTAAGGCTGTTTAAAACCAACTTTCAGGTTggttaaacatttatttaatttgttaaagaaagaaatcttCATCCAGACCACGTTCGTAGATCAGGACTGTCTTAGAGAcgtatttatttacagttatcACATCTGGAttggacaacaacaacactcctGCAACTGTTTAACTCAGTTTCACATTTATGAAGCTCtaattttatataaaaacacacagaaagcgGCGATTTCACCCACCGCCCCACCCTAACCAGAGCAGACCAAGTCTAGATCAAAAGCACCACATTTAAATTAGTCAATCCTGGACtacgcagagagagagagtgtgtgagtgtgtgtgtgtgtgtgtgtgtgtgtgtgtgtgtgtgtgtgtgtgtgtgtgtgtgaaaattgtTTAAAACACAATTGTAAAATGTGTTAAACCTACGAATGCAAAACTAACTTCAGTGCCGTCTATCAAACCGCCGTTATTCATGCTGAATCATCCAGTCACGTACCAACAAGAGGACTCAAAGCCTTAAACTGAATGTTTGATCAAATTTCAGACTCATCTCTCTCAATAAACGAGCCAGAAAATCCgacaaaatgttttcctcttcaaGAGGAGAAAGGGTAACAGGAATGGCGCGGGGCTGGCCCGCCGGAGGAGCAGCATCTACCGTTGGAGCACAGACCTCCGTGTTCACAATGGCGGATCTTAAAcgacaaaaacagtgaaataaacaagTCACAACTTACCAAACTTTCCACTTCGCGAACCATGATAGCTGTTGAGTCAACCAGGCTAAGATGAGACAACAATCGGTTAAGTTTGGCAATGCCGTTTTATGAGAGGAGACACCGCGTTTTATTGCAGCATTAAGCGGAAGTCACTGTGCTGtacctccaaaataaaagtctgtcatTGTTAGACGAGTTAATGAAAACTTAATCTATTGTATGTTATTGTATGTCTCCTACTGTATGTAGCCAAACTTAAtttgtaaagagaaaaaaaatatatatatatatgtgtatatttttgttgtctGTATGCAAAATATACAATTGTCCTGTGCTGGAAAAATCCACCTTCCTTTAGACAATGGCTGAAAGGACTTTCAAGCTCACTATCTATGGAAAAATGTATATTTGCATTAAAGGGAAAATCTAAGACTTTGAAAATATGTGGCAACTATTTACGGACTTCCCCTAAAAGACTCTCATGGAGGAGAGAATTTAGTTTATTTAGGGAAACTGGGACCAATTGTGCACCAtcagtatttttcatttatcttttccTTTATCTGTTCATTAAACTACTGATCTATTAAGTATCTTTATGAAATACAAAGGTGTGCCCAGCTATAACtgatgcagtctaatacaaaaCCGTTCAGTTCTGGTTGAGACTGTTTCAgagctgttgattcaactttgaGGTCAATTTGGAGGCTggcaggacttttacttgtaatgaagTATATTGAAATTGTGGTATACATTTACATAAGTAAAGTGAGtgtttcttccaccactgtctCTATTAAGCAGAGCCAAGTAAAGacgtttattttgaaagttgtcAGCGATGTAATACTTCATTTTCATAGCTTTACACCTCATTGGTTTGTTGTTGGACATTTTTAATCCGTCAGTAGAACTAGAtgttacagcaaaaaaaaaaaaaaaagtaaaagtaaaagtatgtcCTCCGGTGGGTGTATCAAGTGCTTCCCAATCGTTTGGATGAATCATTCGTCAAATCTGACCGAAAACATTAAACCGATTACTAGTAGGTCTATGACCAATTACGTTGtattttgtaatattaaatAGTATGATAGTTTGTTGTAGTATGTGTTATTATTTATCCTATAAGCATTGGTAAGAGCAGGAAAAGCGGCCGCACAGTGATTTGAGTCACAATGACTTGACAAATTCTTGGTTTACCGTAAGTGACTAAGTCTGCGCAGCTCAATTTCACTGAACTCCACCCACACTGCAATGTACCGCAGGTGACTACATGTCTACCAAGTTTTTCCAGCCTCGGTTTAACTATCTCCAAATTATTTTATGCGGcgttgtttttgcagtgtgtcCCATCAAGCTTCCACCAAACTGAGATCAAACTACTTAAAAGtatttaaagtcattaaaaccaGCTCCATCTTGAGGAGCTACAGAACAATGCTGTTTACGCAATGATGCATCAACATGACGTTTTAACaaccaaataataaaatgttttatatatatgccataaaatcaaaaatgtctgtatttctttttaaattcgGTGGAAAGTAAACAATGTTTTTCCAGCCTCACAATAACATTATTTTGGTCACTTTCATATTCAAACCCCACAGTGTCTTTTACTGTTGGATCAGGACCATTCTCCAACAGGTACACAAATTATCACACTACTACAGGGCAGTGTGTAAACCTTGTGCTACTTCACAGGACTAAAACTGGCCATAGCAGACTAACAGCGTCCTATGTAACCATGGAGCCGGGGCTCTCCACAACCTTATGAAATGCAGATTAGTAGCTAAAAATACAGTCTATTTCCTGATGAAACAAAAAGCTCCACTTGGCAGCAGGAGGATAACAGTGCCTCCGCTATGATCTAGACTCCACTCCTTTTAGAATTGAAAGGATCACACATTTTcaatagcccccccccccccaggcctTAAATGCAGGACATGTATAAATTAACATCAGATTTGTATGGTATAGATACTCAGTCAGCCCAATAACACACAAGTAAAAGACATGATGCCAAcagagacttaaaaaaaaagccaaacagtttttattacatATATAAAAGCTTTCACTAAATACAAAGCGCATGGTTAATTatgttacagtaaatgaatGTATGAGCAGCATACCCACACAGCCCATTAAGGTACTTCCTGGCACATAGTTATCACTTATTTCCTTACTAAAACTGCCATCTCATGCCTTACTGTTTTCCCATAGCAGTCTGCTCTCtcccacatgaaaaaaaaaaaaaaaaaaaaaaactagcagTAAGAGCTACTGgtattcataaaaaaaaaacagaatagtTCAGCCTCATACAAATCATCCCAATTTAAGAACTTTTAGAGGATGAATCGTTTCAGATTGAATCCTTTAACAGTGAAATTATAAATCATATTTCCTCACGACTAAACTACAGGAGTGCTTTCATCAATAATGTTTTGTTAATGTGACTATAAAAATAGTCAAATAAGATACATCGACATGTTAATATGAAAGTATATGGTTAGTTGTCAGTCCTTCATGTATGAATTCTGTAATAATGTATCACTTATTGGTAATACTGTTCCGACTCTATTGATCCCATGGTTCACATCAGACTGCGACGACAGCCTTGCCGATGTTGTCTCCCTGCAGCAACCCCATGAAGGCAGCTGGCATGTTTTCAAAGCCTTTTGTGATGTGCTCCCGACTATGCAGTTTGCCCTGCAGATGCACAGTAAATAAAGCACAAGTCACAAACGTTACAACTGACGACACACAGAGAAATTTCTGAATCATATCAGGCATCATAAtaaatttgttttcagtcactAACCTCCTTCAGCCATCCCATCAGCCTCTTGAGGGATTCTGGGTGCTTGTGCTCCCACCTGCTCTGCATGAAGCCCTCCATCTTAAGCTGCTTGAAGATCATGGTCAGATGAGGGTACgggcctgagagagagagagagagagagagaccgagagagagagagagaaagagagatgttgaagaaaaatataaaatgactttcAGTGGGAGTCCTAAGGAAAGAAATTCTGTTAAGAGTCTGTTCATACATCTCCAAAGCTTTTCAGTCACACTGTGTCGCCCTCTAGTGAACAAAGGTGTTACTACATGTGAAGTTGTGAAGGAGTGAATAATTTGTTTGCACACTGTACTTCTTGCATTTCACTATGTCTTTCACAAGCAGGCATCAAGTTAAAGTGGTAAAATTAGACTAAATTATAGTAAATGGAAGGAGAGCGGTGCACACCTGTCTGAGGTGTGGTGTCATTGTACACAGAAATACTTCCACACACAGCTATTCTTCCAAAGTTCTTCATCTGTTGCAAGGCGACACTTGAAAAAGGGCCTCCCACCTGAAGTCAAGACAGACATGACAGTTTCACCGATGAAAATATAagcaaaaatacagttttaaacatAGGACAGAGTGTAATAAGAAAACAAGAAGAGCTCAAGGACACTTTTCGGAGTTGGAACTACACCACCATTGCTTACATTTTCAAAGAAGCAGTCGTATCCCTCTGGAGAAGCCTTCTTCAGTGCCTCCTCCAGGGATCCAACAGTCTTGTAGTTGAAGGCCTCGTCGAAGCCCAGCTCTTTAAGGAAGGCCACCTTCGCGTCAGACCCTGCTGAACCCACCACCTTGCAGCCCTTGATCTTGGCAATCTGGCCCACCACAGAGCCCACTGCCCCTGCTGCAGCATTCACCAGCAGGGTCTCACCTTTCTTGAGTCCCAAGACCTCCTCGATCCCATACAGTGCTGTGAGTCTGGAGAGAAGGAGCAAGAAATAAAATTGCAACCTCTAAAAGTTGAAAAGCATGAGGGTATGTTTTCCTTTCAGTTCTCCAGAGGAGCCCCTGTGACCCCTGTAATGTAAACTCTTTGTAATTGCTTCCAAAGCAAGGTTATCGGTGTTTGTAAGGTCACTTCAAACACCACTGAACAAAACATCTGGAGCCTTTCCCGTTTATTTTCTCAAAGCAAGACGAAACTCAGCCGTTCTCCTGAGCTGAGAGCcttaaaaacagcagaggaacaACACCCTCCCTTTTCAAAGGTAAGTTCCACTAGCAGGAAAATGGCTAAATATTTTTCAGGTTAGCACTCTCCTCTGATATTTACTCAGGGAAGGTTGAATGTATTGTTCACACGTGTGAGTCGCCCCAGGCTTACCACTTATCTATTTTTGGCTCCTAAGCATCCGTTTGCTTTTTAGCAGTTGCAGCTTCGTGTGTTTACTAAAGCTGTTGTGAACAGTCTTTGGCTTTTACAAACCAGAACGTTTTTTTAGTGCATTTGCTATTAGTCTGTATTTATGATTCAGCAGCGACAATACTTTACTTCTGGAAACCTGGCTCCTACATATAACTCCTCCGCATCTAACTTCTAGTTCTATTTAACTTAGCATCTGTCTTACCCTGGCATGCCGATGGTACCCAGAGCCAGCGACAATGAGATGTCTTGAGGCCACTCAGGCATGATGGGAATGAGGTCTGTCCCATCACAGACTGTGTGGGTTCTCCAGCCACAACGACCAACAACATGGCTTCCCACGGGAAATGCTGGGTTATTGCTTTGGATCACTctacagagaagaagaagaaaacagaagagggagaagaaagtcACATGTGTTTTCTCACCTGCCAATTCAATCCATGGTGTCATATGTAGAGCAtatgcacaacacacaaaacTCTTAAGATTGTTTTCAAGTGTGTCGTGATATGTACAACTGTGTGATTTTACACACTGTAAGTTAACTAGAAAActagagaaaaacagaacatatGGGTTTGAATCTGATTATTTTGACAAGCTTTGGAAAGTTGGAAAGTGGTCACCAAGTAATTTATTCTTCATGtttatcaacaaaaacattccCACTGAAACAGACGGAGCGTCTGAACACTCTGCCAAGAACATTTCAATGGTCCAATTTCACTCTTGAGTCACTGGGAATCAAAGGCTGCAGTAATTAACAGCAGGTGTAGGTTTTGGTCTGTTTAAGGAAACATCATGTGTGCAGTACATCATGACAGATAaaagactctgtgtgtgtgtgtgtgtgtgtgtgtgtgtgtgtgtatgtatgtattacTTGGCCACTTGAGTTCCAATCATCACATCGCCTTCTTTCATGCGGACCCTACTGAAC
It encodes:
- the LOC130164007 gene encoding prostaglandin reductase 1-like; this translates as MVQAKTWILTKHFEGFPKDSNFELKVEELPKPKDGEVLLEAVFLSIDPYMRPFSRVRMKEGDVMIGTQVAKVIQSNNPAFPVGSHVVGRCGWRTHTVCDGTDLIPIMPEWPQDISLSLALGTIGMPGLTALYGIEEVLGLKKGETLLVNAAAGAVGSVVGQIAKIKGCKVVGSAGSDAKVAFLKELGFDEAFNYKTVGSLEEALKKASPEGYDCFFENVGGPFSSVALQQMKNFGRIAVCGSISVYNDTTPQTGPYPHLTMIFKQLKMEGFMQSRWEHKHPESLKRLMGWLKEGKLHSREHITKGFENMPAAFMGLLQGDNIGKAVVAV
- the txn gene encoding thioredoxin; protein product: MVREVESLDEFKAILKEAGDNLVVVDFTATWCGPCKQIGPKFEALSTKPEYKHVIFLKVDVDEAEDVSGYCKISCMPTFHFYKNGDKVDEFSGANADTLTLKLQQLA